One window from the genome of Mucilaginibacter ginsenosidivorans encodes:
- the dinB gene encoding DNA polymerase IV, producing the protein MSAKRYIMHIDLDSFFVSVERLYDPSLIGKAIIIGGNAQRGVVASCSYEARQFGVHSGMSSRDAFKLCPHAISVRGNHERYSDYSKRVTKIIDEMVPLYQKASVDEFYIDLTGTDRFYDPYQLAAQVRQRIIRETKLPISFGLGSGRTIAKMATNRAKPNGQLFVPHGSEMAFLAPLPISAIPGLGESTCKKFYEYGIEKIGDLQKVQLRFLQTVFGKNGLWIYEKARGVDYGEVVPHSDRKSISTECTFGNNVSDRRTLETTLVSMTEELSSKLRRENKLASCLAIKIRFANFETHTQQEKIPLTAAEHILIPGIKNLLTKAWNQNRPVRLIGVRLSNLATGSYQINLFDDNERQLQLYQAMDKINFKFGDKTVCRAAGMNIGTRNFNPFMRD; encoded by the coding sequence ATGTCGGCCAAACGCTATATCATGCATATCGATCTCGATTCGTTCTTCGTATCGGTGGAGCGGTTGTATGATCCATCCCTGATAGGGAAGGCAATCATCATCGGCGGCAATGCGCAACGAGGCGTGGTGGCGTCGTGCAGTTACGAGGCGCGCCAGTTTGGGGTGCATTCGGGTATGTCAAGCCGCGATGCGTTTAAATTGTGCCCGCATGCCATTAGCGTACGCGGCAACCACGAACGTTACTCGGATTACTCTAAACGTGTAACAAAGATCATCGACGAGATGGTGCCCTTGTACCAAAAGGCCTCGGTTGATGAGTTTTACATCGACCTTACGGGTACCGACCGTTTTTACGATCCGTACCAATTGGCGGCGCAGGTGCGGCAACGCATTATCAGGGAAACCAAACTGCCTATATCGTTCGGGCTGGGGTCTGGGCGCACGATAGCCAAAATGGCCACTAACCGGGCCAAGCCAAACGGGCAGCTTTTTGTACCGCATGGCAGCGAAATGGCTTTTTTAGCGCCGCTGCCCATATCGGCCATACCCGGGTTGGGCGAAAGCACCTGCAAAAAGTTTTATGAATACGGTATTGAGAAAATAGGCGACCTGCAAAAGGTGCAACTGCGTTTTTTGCAAACAGTATTTGGCAAAAACGGGCTATGGATATACGAAAAGGCGAGGGGTGTTGATTACGGCGAAGTGGTGCCCCATTCGGACCGTAAATCGATATCGACGGAATGTACCTTTGGCAACAACGTGAGCGACCGCCGCACGCTTGAAACCACACTGGTTTCGATGACGGAAGAGTTATCGTCGAAACTGCGGCGCGAGAATAAGCTGGCATCCTGCCTGGCCATTAAAATACGCTTTGCCAATTTTGAGACGCATACCCAGCAGGAAAAGATACCCCTGACCGCAGCCGAGCATATATTGATACCGGGCATCAAAAACCTGTTGACCAAAGCCTGGAACCAGAACCGGCCGGTACGGCTGATAGGGGTAAGGCTGAGCAACCTGGCCACTGGCAGCTACCAGATAAACCTTTTTGACGATAACGAGCGCCAGTTGCAGCTTTACCAGGCCATGGATAAGATCAATTTTAAATTCGGTGATAAAACCGTGTGCCGTGCCGCAGGAATGAACATTGGCACAAGGAACTTTAACCCGTTTATGCGGGATTAA
- a CDS encoding 2'-5' RNA ligase family protein: protein METYKDYMIILTPPIHIAEQVKKYKHAAQRLIGDFESMHSKAHISLKRLHRQKPYWTEPLFDKLEKELSLLEPVTLQLNGFATFLPTDFTTIYAAILSTPEMEDWFKRLRQCLGEKKAVPHITIARQVPNDKARKLWPKFKDRPWNEEFEVKYLTILHRSTYEHDRTWEIFRQIPFKGKPEWNVLPEKRKEIVKPVDENQTSLF from the coding sequence ATGGAAACCTACAAAGACTACATGATCATCCTGACCCCGCCGATACACATCGCTGAACAGGTTAAAAAATACAAACACGCTGCACAACGCCTCATCGGCGATTTTGAAAGCATGCACAGCAAGGCGCATATCAGCCTGAAGCGCCTGCACCGCCAAAAACCTTACTGGACGGAGCCGCTGTTTGATAAACTGGAAAAGGAACTGTCGCTGCTTGAGCCGGTTACCTTGCAACTGAATGGCTTTGCCACCTTTTTGCCGACGGATTTTACAACCATTTACGCTGCGATTCTATCCACGCCGGAAATGGAGGACTGGTTCAAACGCCTGCGCCAATGCCTGGGCGAAAAGAAAGCTGTGCCGCATATCACCATAGCCCGGCAGGTGCCCAACGATAAGGCCCGCAAGCTATGGCCAAAATTTAAGGACCGCCCCTGGAATGAAGAATTCGAAGTAAAATACCTGACTATTCTGCATCGTAGCACGTATGAACACGACCGCACCTGGGAAATATTCAGGCAGATACCTTTTAAAGGCAAGCCGGAGTGGAACGTACTGCCGGAAAAGCGGAAGGAAATTGTTAAGCCAGTGGATGAGAACCAGACAAGCCTTTTTTGA
- a CDS encoding GNAT family N-acetyltransferase: MLIKNEERHHAGSFYVEEDGKRVAEMRYLIRDGIMNIYHTEVKPDLGGHKIGFQLVETGVKFARENNLQILPTCSFARSVFDRTPEFADVRVQEEEE, encoded by the coding sequence GTGTTAATTAAAAACGAAGAGCGCCACCACGCCGGCTCATTTTATGTTGAAGAAGACGGAAAACGTGTTGCCGAAATGCGCTATCTTATTCGCGATGGTATCATGAATATTTACCATACCGAGGTAAAGCCCGATCTTGGCGGTCACAAAATAGGCTTTCAACTGGTGGAAACCGGCGTTAAGTTCGCCCGCGAAAATAATTTACAGATTTTGCCCACCTGCAGCTTTGCCCGGTCGGTTTTTGACCGGACGCCGGAGTTTGCGGATGTAAGGGTTCAGGAGGAAGAAGAATAA
- a CDS encoding YpdA family putative bacillithiol disulfide reductase: MLDILIIGGGPIGLACALQAQKAGLSYVIVEKGCLVNSLYNYPTTMTFFSTSELLEIGGIPFVTISNKPKRSEALEYYRRVAFSNQVKTNLFEEVLSVTKADGHYVIGTSKDTYEAKNVIVATGFYDIANKLNIPGEELPKVKHYYDDPHYYALQKVVVVGSSNSAIDVALETWRKGAEVTLVIRDAEVSHRVKYWVRPDILNRIKEGSIKAYFNSNLTAIREDEVDILTPDGRTTIANDFVMAMTGYRPNFEFLKKIGINLSTDAKLLPEYNKETMETNLKGIYLAGVVCGGMDTHLWFIENSRIHAEMIVNDIVGKS; the protein is encoded by the coding sequence ATGCTCGATATACTCATCATAGGCGGTGGCCCCATAGGTTTGGCGTGTGCTTTACAGGCGCAAAAAGCCGGTTTAAGCTATGTTATAGTGGAGAAAGGCTGCCTGGTCAATTCGTTGTACAACTACCCTACTACCATGACCTTCTTCAGCACGTCGGAGTTGCTGGAGATCGGCGGTATACCCTTTGTTACCATCAGCAATAAGCCCAAACGGTCCGAGGCTTTGGAATATTACCGCCGGGTGGCGTTTTCGAACCAGGTCAAAACAAACCTGTTCGAGGAAGTATTATCTGTTACCAAAGCGGACGGACACTACGTTATCGGTACCTCAAAAGATACTTACGAAGCGAAAAACGTGATCGTAGCCACCGGCTTTTACGACATTGCCAATAAGCTGAACATTCCGGGCGAGGAACTGCCCAAAGTGAAACATTATTACGACGACCCGCATTATTACGCCCTGCAAAAGGTCGTGGTAGTGGGCTCGAGTAACTCGGCTATTGACGTAGCGTTGGAAACCTGGCGCAAAGGTGCCGAAGTTACCCTGGTGATACGCGATGCCGAAGTAAGTCACCGGGTAAAATACTGGGTAAGGCCCGATATACTCAACCGCATTAAGGAAGGCAGCATTAAAGCTTATTTTAACTCAAACCTGACCGCTATTCGCGAAGACGAGGTGGATATACTGACCCCGGACGGACGGACAACCATAGCCAACGATTTTGTAATGGCCATGACCGGCTACCGGCCCAACTTTGAGTTTCTGAAAAAGATTGGTATCAACCTTTCAACTGACGCTAAATTACTGCCCGAATACAATAAGGAGACCATGGAAACCAATCTTAAAGGTATCTACCTGGCAGGTGTGGTTTGCGGCGGTATGGATACCCATTTATGGTTCATTGAAAATTCGCGCATACACGCGGAGATGATCGTGAACGATATTGTGGGGAAGAGTTGA
- a CDS encoding GNAT family N-acetyltransferase, with protein MTLQDFDIQVASAQHVDFAQLICDEMAESAKARGTGIAQRSPEYVANKMLEGKAVIALHKNGTWAGFCYIETWSHGDFVANSGLIVSPEFRKSGLAKAIKQKIFQLSRTKYPHAKIFGLTTGLAVMKINSELGYEPVTYSELTQDENFWAGCKSCVNYDILMSKDRKNCMCTAMLFDPEEKQKEYEDKMKKITHKATLLERIENAIKKRMDKFEQKAERLKLKASFKN; from the coding sequence ATGACACTACAAGATTTTGATATTCAGGTTGCCTCGGCACAACACGTTGATTTCGCGCAGCTGATCTGCGACGAGATGGCCGAGTCGGCAAAAGCGCGCGGAACCGGCATAGCCCAGCGCTCGCCTGAGTATGTCGCCAATAAAATGCTGGAAGGCAAAGCGGTCATCGCCTTGCATAAGAATGGTACCTGGGCCGGCTTTTGTTATATCGAAACCTGGAGCCATGGCGACTTTGTGGCCAATTCGGGACTGATAGTTAGCCCCGAATTCAGGAAATCCGGTCTTGCAAAAGCCATCAAACAAAAGATATTTCAGCTATCGCGCACCAAATACCCGCATGCCAAGATATTTGGCCTCACAACGGGCCTGGCGGTAATGAAGATCAATTCGGAACTGGGTTACGAGCCGGTTACTTATTCGGAACTTACACAGGACGAGAATTTTTGGGCAGGCTGCAAAAGCTGTGTCAATTACGACATTTTGATGAGCAAGGACCGCAAAAACTGTATGTGCACGGCCATGCTTTTCGACCCGGAGGAAAAGCAAAAAGAATACGAAGATAAAATGAAAAAGATAACGCATAAAGCTACCTTGCTCGAGCGTATCGAAAATGCTATTAAAAAGCGAATGGATAAGTTTGAGCAGAAAGCTGAAAGACTAAAGCTGAAAGCTTCTTTTAAGAATTAA
- the argG gene encoding argininosuccinate synthase — protein sequence MKKKVVLAYSGGLDTSFCCIYLTRDLGLEVHSVIVNTGGFSHDELYAVEKRAYEMGVTSHHVVDETENFYNTCVRYLIYGNVLKNNTYPLSVSAERVSQATAIANYAKEIGAEYVAHGSTGAGNDQVRFDMIFNILVPNVQILTPIRDLKLSREEEIAYLKKHGVEMNFEKAKYSINKGIWGTSVGGKETLTSNLGLPEDAWPTPMTETGTRNIELTFEKGELVALDGKKYDHPTQAIQALQAIAQPYGIGRDIHVGDTIIGIKGRVGFEAAAPMVIIKAHHTLEKHVLTKWQLSWKDQLSSFYGNWLHEGQFHDPVMRNIEAFLTDTQQNVSGKVFVQLNPYRFQVTGIESAHDLMSSKFGSYGEMNNAWTGEDVKGFSKIFGNQVMIYHKVNSTSNE from the coding sequence ATGAAAAAAAAGGTTGTATTAGCATACAGCGGCGGACTGGACACCTCGTTCTGCTGCATTTATCTGACGAGGGATTTAGGTTTGGAGGTTCACTCGGTTATCGTAAACACGGGTGGTTTCAGTCATGACGAATTATACGCCGTTGAGAAACGCGCTTACGAAATGGGCGTAACATCGCACCATGTGGTTGACGAAACCGAAAACTTTTACAATACCTGCGTGCGCTACCTCATCTACGGCAATGTGTTAAAAAACAACACCTACCCCCTTTCGGTAAGTGCCGAACGTGTGAGCCAGGCAACCGCCATTGCTAACTACGCCAAAGAGATAGGAGCAGAATACGTGGCGCATGGCAGTACCGGCGCCGGTAACGACCAGGTGCGGTTTGATATGATATTCAATATCCTGGTGCCAAATGTTCAGATACTGACCCCGATACGCGATCTGAAACTTAGCCGCGAGGAAGAGATAGCCTACCTGAAAAAGCATGGTGTGGAAATGAATTTCGAAAAAGCTAAGTACTCTATCAACAAAGGCATTTGGGGCACATCGGTTGGCGGTAAGGAAACATTGACATCGAACCTGGGCCTGCCCGAGGATGCATGGCCCACGCCTATGACCGAAACCGGAACCCGGAATATAGAGCTGACCTTTGAAAAAGGCGAGTTGGTAGCGCTTGACGGCAAAAAATACGACCACCCTACCCAGGCAATACAAGCCTTACAGGCCATTGCGCAGCCATACGGCATCGGCAGGGATATACACGTTGGCGATACCATTATCGGCATCAAAGGTCGCGTTGGGTTTGAAGCGGCCGCCCCGATGGTTATCATCAAGGCACACCATACGCTCGAGAAACACGTGTTGACCAAATGGCAGCTTTCGTGGAAAGATCAGTTATCTTCGTTCTACGGTAACTGGCTGCACGAAGGGCAGTTCCATGATCCTGTTATGCGTAATATCGAAGCATTTTTAACCGATACGCAGCAAAATGTAAGCGGTAAAGTGTTTGTTCAGTTGAACCCGTACCGCTTCCAGGTTACCGGTATCGAGTCGGCCCACGACCTGATGTCGAGCAAATTCGGCAGCTATGGAGAAATGAATAATGCCTGGACCGGCGAGGATGTAAAAGGATTCTCCAAAATATTTGGCAACCAGGTAATGATCTATCATAAAGTAAACAGTACAAGCAATGAGTAA
- a CDS encoding cupin domain-containing protein produces MSNQAFSKNDCASHYKWGDDCYGWNYIDTDALSVKQELMPPDTSEQLHYHEKATQVFFILKGRAVFTIDGVETELKPEQGIEIKPGQQHFISNKEQSDLEFILYSYPSTKNDRINL; encoded by the coding sequence ATGAGTAACCAGGCATTTTCAAAAAATGATTGTGCAAGCCATTATAAGTGGGGCGATGATTGTTACGGCTGGAACTATATCGATACCGATGCATTGTCGGTAAAGCAGGAACTGATGCCGCCGGATACATCCGAGCAATTGCACTATCACGAAAAAGCCACCCAGGTGTTTTTCATATTGAAAGGCCGCGCTGTTTTTACCATCGATGGCGTTGAAACCGAATTGAAGCCCGAACAGGGCATCGAGATAAAACCCGGTCAGCAGCACTTCATCAGCAATAAAGAACAAAGCGACCTGGAATTTATTTTATATTCATATCCATCTACAAAAAATGACCGCATCAACCTCTAA
- a CDS encoding aspartate aminotransferase family protein: MKLFDVYPINPINIVKGVGSLVYDDKGTEYLDLYGGHAVISIGHTNPHYVKRLEDQLHQIGFYSNSVEIPLQKELAEKLGHVSGKEDYQLFLCNSGAEANENALKLASFHNGKKKIVAFRKSFHGRTSLAVAATDNPKIVAPVNETDNVVFLPWNDEAALEKAFNENEVSSVIIEGIQGVGGIIVASESFLQKIRSLCDAHNAVFIADSVQCGYGRTGKFFSHDFAGINADIYTMAKGMGNGFPIGGIIISPKIQPSYGMLGTTFGGNHLACAAGLAVLEVIERDNLLQNAATVGGYLTEELKKFEQVKEVRGRGLMIGIEMPEELANVRKDLLFKHHIFTGEAKPNVIRLLPALNLTKAHADRFLEAFSTVLNYQLT, from the coding sequence ATGAAATTATTTGACGTATATCCGATCAATCCGATCAACATTGTAAAAGGTGTTGGCAGCCTTGTTTATGATGACAAAGGCACGGAGTATCTCGACCTTTACGGCGGTCATGCGGTTATATCTATTGGCCACACTAACCCGCATTACGTAAAGCGATTGGAGGACCAGCTACACCAGATAGGCTTTTATTCGAATTCTGTCGAGATCCCACTGCAAAAGGAACTGGCTGAAAAGCTGGGCCATGTATCCGGCAAGGAGGATTACCAGTTATTCTTGTGTAATTCAGGCGCCGAGGCAAATGAGAATGCTTTAAAGCTGGCTTCGTTTCATAATGGTAAAAAGAAAATAGTTGCTTTCAGGAAATCATTTCATGGACGTACATCTTTGGCTGTGGCCGCTACAGATAACCCTAAGATAGTAGCCCCGGTAAATGAAACTGATAATGTGGTCTTCCTCCCATGGAACGATGAGGCTGCTTTGGAAAAGGCATTCAACGAAAACGAGGTTTCGTCCGTAATTATCGAAGGCATACAGGGTGTTGGCGGCATTATCGTAGCAAGTGAAAGCTTTCTGCAAAAGATCAGGTCGCTTTGCGATGCGCACAATGCGGTGTTTATAGCCGACTCGGTACAATGCGGCTATGGGCGGACAGGTAAATTCTTCTCGCACGATTTTGCCGGTATAAATGCCGACATCTATACCATGGCGAAAGGTATGGGTAATGGCTTCCCTATAGGTGGTATTATTATATCGCCCAAAATTCAGCCGTCGTACGGTATGCTGGGTACAACTTTCGGCGGTAATCACCTCGCTTGTGCCGCCGGTTTGGCTGTATTGGAAGTAATTGAAAGAGATAACCTGTTGCAAAACGCGGCAACCGTAGGCGGCTATTTGACGGAGGAGTTAAAGAAATTTGAGCAGGTGAAGGAAGTACGCGGCCGGGGCTTAATGATCGGTATTGAAATGCCTGAGGAACTGGCAAACGTACGTAAGGATTTGCTTTTCAAGCACCATATTTTTACCGGCGAGGCTAAGCCGAACGTCATCCGTTTGCTGCCGGCGCTTAACTTAACCAAAGCACACGCCGATAGGTTTCTGGAGGCCTTTAGTACCGTACTGAATTATCAATTAACATAA
- a CDS encoding Rossmann-fold NAD(P)-binding domain-containing protein translates to MKLFSSVHDVTDINALAKEALELKRNPYSHTHLGKNKTLALVFMNPSLRTRMSTQKAAMNLGMNVMVLNIDKEGWALELKDGAVMNGTTVEHIREAAAVMGEYADIIGVRSFPGLKDRELDYSEDIFNKFVKYCGVPVVSLESATRHPLQSLADLVTIEELKTKAYPKVVLTWAPHVKALPQAVPNSFAEWMCRADADFIIAHPEGYALSTEFTRGAAITHNQEAALADADFIYVKNWSAYEPYGKVMPGNEDWMLTNEKLRATNNAKVMHCLPVRRNLELSDEILDGPNAVVVHEAGNRVWAAQAVLKRMLEGS, encoded by the coding sequence ATGAAACTTTTTTCCTCCGTTCACGATGTTACCGATATCAATGCACTGGCAAAAGAGGCATTGGAATTGAAACGCAACCCGTACTCGCACACGCACTTAGGTAAAAACAAAACCCTGGCGCTTGTATTTATGAACCCCAGCCTGCGTACGCGCATGAGCACGCAAAAGGCCGCTATGAACCTTGGCATGAACGTTATGGTGCTGAACATAGACAAGGAAGGCTGGGCGCTGGAGTTAAAGGACGGCGCCGTAATGAACGGAACAACTGTTGAGCACATCCGCGAAGCAGCAGCTGTAATGGGTGAATATGCGGATATCATCGGAGTACGCTCTTTCCCTGGTTTGAAGGACCGCGAACTGGATTACAGCGAAGACATATTTAACAAATTCGTCAAATACTGCGGGGTGCCGGTGGTTAGCCTGGAATCGGCTACGCGCCACCCGCTGCAAAGCCTGGCCGATTTGGTAACCATAGAGGAACTTAAGACCAAAGCATATCCAAAAGTGGTATTAACCTGGGCGCCTCATGTTAAAGCTCTGCCGCAGGCAGTGCCCAACTCTTTTGCCGAGTGGATGTGCCGCGCCGATGCGGATTTCATCATCGCGCACCCTGAAGGCTATGCTTTGAGCACCGAATTTACCCGGGGCGCCGCCATCACCCATAACCAGGAAGCAGCCCTTGCCGATGCCGATTTTATCTACGTGAAGAACTGGTCGGCCTATGAGCCTTACGGCAAGGTGATGCCCGGCAACGAAGACTGGATGCTGACCAACGAAAAGCTGAGAGCCACCAATAATGCCAAAGTAATGCACTGCCTGCCCGTGCGCCGTAACCTGGAACTATCTGACGAGATACTGGACGGGCCAAATGCTGTCGTGGTACACGAAGCCGGTAACCGCGTTTGGGCCGCGCAAGCGGTGTTGAAACGGATGCTGGAGGGGTCATAG
- a CDS encoding FMN-binding negative transcriptional regulator produces the protein MYTPSFNSFTDRKDIITFMQRYSFAAIVTVVDDVPIATHLPFLVKEDGDKLFLYSHFAKANPQSKEIFDKTSLVIFAEPHAYISPSNYEKETNVPTWNYIAVHAYGKATLLESAQQKTELLKHTINAFEAGYLKQWEGLPDDYRSRMMNGIVAFGIEVTDLQAKKKLSQNRAEVEKDNIIQSLEKSADTNEREIAAYMKQLKH, from the coding sequence ATGTATACACCTTCCTTCAATAGCTTCACCGATAGAAAAGACATCATCACCTTCATGCAGCGGTACAGTTTTGCGGCTATCGTTACCGTTGTGGATGATGTACCGATTGCTACTCACCTGCCCTTTTTGGTGAAGGAAGATGGCGATAAACTTTTCCTATATTCGCACTTTGCAAAAGCGAATCCGCAATCGAAAGAGATATTTGATAAAACATCGCTCGTGATTTTTGCCGAGCCGCATGCCTATATCTCCCCATCCAATTACGAAAAGGAAACGAACGTGCCTACCTGGAACTATATAGCCGTGCACGCTTATGGCAAAGCGACATTACTTGAAAGCGCTCAGCAAAAGACCGAACTGCTGAAACATACCATCAATGCTTTTGAGGCGGGTTATTTGAAACAGTGGGAAGGGTTGCCCGACGACTATAGATCCAGGATGATGAATGGTATCGTCGCATTCGGGATAGAAGTGACCGACCTGCAGGCCAAGAAGAAACTGAGCCAAAACCGGGCTGAAGTTGAAAAAGATAATATCATCCAATCCTTGGAAAAAAGCGCCGACACCAATGAGCGTGAGATAGCGGCTTATATGAAGCAATTGAAACACTAA
- a CDS encoding NAD(P)/FAD-dependent oxidoreductase has protein sequence MITPETPNGIPGMAQGAIQTGQHLAKNIIHLMNGEPTEPFKYFDKGSLATIGQSKAVADIWKLHFGGLVAWILWMFVHLMSLVGFSNKLSVFVSWAAKYFTRNTDNRLIVRFYNAKTRMPEPDLKEL, from the coding sequence ATGATCACTCCCGAAACCCCCAACGGCATACCGGGCATGGCGCAGGGAGCCATTCAAACCGGGCAGCACCTGGCCAAAAACATTATACACCTGATGAACGGCGAGCCCACCGAGCCATTCAAGTATTTCGATAAAGGCTCATTGGCCACCATCGGGCAAAGCAAAGCTGTAGCCGATATCTGGAAGCTGCATTTTGGCGGCCTGGTAGCGTGGATATTATGGATGTTTGTGCACCTGATGTCGCTGGTGGGATTTTCGAACAAGCTAAGCGTATTTGTAAGCTGGGCAGCTAAATATTTCACCCGCAATACGGATAACCGCCTGATCGTTCGTTTCTATAATGCAAAAACAAGGATGCCGGAGCCGGATCTGAAGGAATTATAG
- a CDS encoding NAD(P)/FAD-dependent oxidoreductase — MDSTQSAARPRVVIIGGGFGGINLAKKLKNKPVDVLLLDKHNYHTFQPLLYQVAMGSIEADSIAFPFRRIFTGQKNFTFNMCEVKTINPEKHTVTTSLGDVSYDYLVIATGANTNFFGNQEIENHAMPMKNVGEALNIRSYMLQNLEKAVVEKSFEEREALLTFVVVGGGPTGVELSGSLAELRNHVLCKDYPSLCEEDMKVYLVEGKPVVLGAMSAYASAKAKKYLLKMGVMIHNGVHVKSYDGLELKIDDGTVIKTRNVFWAAGVMGEMPGGLPAGALTRGNRIQTDEINRVVGYRDIFAIGMYQP; from the coding sequence ATGGATAGTACCCAATCGGCGGCAAGGCCACGCGTTGTAATTATTGGCGGGGGCTTTGGCGGGATAAACCTTGCTAAAAAGCTGAAAAATAAACCCGTGGATGTCCTGCTGCTCGATAAGCACAATTACCACACGTTCCAGCCTTTGCTTTACCAGGTGGCCATGGGTTCTATCGAGGCGGATTCTATCGCTTTCCCGTTCAGGCGTATATTTACCGGCCAGAAGAACTTTACCTTCAATATGTGCGAGGTAAAAACCATCAACCCCGAAAAGCATACTGTTACAACCAGTTTGGGGGATGTTTCTTACGATTACCTGGTGATAGCAACCGGCGCCAACACCAACTTTTTTGGTAACCAGGAAATAGAAAATCACGCGATGCCAATGAAGAATGTTGGCGAGGCGTTGAATATCCGCAGCTATATGCTGCAAAACCTGGAGAAAGCCGTTGTAGAGAAAAGTTTCGAAGAGCGCGAAGCGCTGCTCACCTTTGTGGTAGTAGGTGGCGGCCCTACCGGGGTTGAGCTGTCCGGCTCGCTGGCTGAGTTGCGCAATCACGTATTATGTAAGGATTATCCCTCGCTTTGCGAAGAAGATATGAAGGTTTACCTGGTTGAGGGGAAGCCCGTAGTGTTAGGGGCGATGTCGGCCTATGCATCGGCAAAGGCGAAAAAGTACCTGCTTAAGATGGGGGTGATGATACACAATGGTGTGCACGTAAAAAGCTACGACGGGCTTGAACTCAAGATAGATGACGGAACGGTAATAAAAACGCGCAATGTTTTTTGGGCGGCAGGCGTAATGGGCGAGATGCCCGGCGGCTTGCCCGCAGGTGCACTAACCAGGGGCAACAGGATACAAACTGACGAAATAAACAGGGTAGTGGGGTATCGTGATATTTTCGCCATCGGGATGTATCAGCCATGA
- the argB gene encoding acetylglutamate kinase codes for MNKQQLHIIKIGGNVIDNSESLHHFLKDFTALDGYKILVHGGGKVATQLSETLGIEPKLVDGRRITDIETLRVVTMVYGGLINKNIVAQLQRFGTNAIGLTGADGNFIRTKKRPVKTIDYGFVGDIDKKSIDPKNIGRLLDAGFTPVFCAITHDGEGQLLNTNADTIASAMAVALAKLYDTTLIYCFEKKGVLHDINDEESVIRDIDPERYEELKKQQIIHSGMLPKLDNAFTAINCGVKAVIIGRSDDLGQLKNKQPFGTKLSLS; via the coding sequence ATGAATAAACAGCAATTACATATTATCAAGATCGGCGGAAACGTAATAGACAATTCGGAAAGCCTGCATCATTTCCTGAAGGATTTTACCGCGCTTGATGGTTACAAGATATTGGTGCATGGTGGCGGCAAGGTAGCCACGCAGCTATCTGAAACGCTGGGTATAGAGCCCAAACTGGTTGACGGCCGCAGGATTACCGATATTGAAACATTGCGGGTAGTTACCATGGTTTACGGTGGACTGATCAATAAGAATATCGTAGCACAACTGCAACGTTTTGGAACGAATGCCATAGGTTTAACCGGCGCCGACGGCAATTTTATCAGGACCAAAAAACGTCCCGTAAAAACGATTGATTATGGTTTTGTGGGCGACATTGACAAAAAATCGATCGACCCGAAAAATATAGGAAGATTATTAGATGCGGGGTTCACCCCTGTTTTTTGTGCCATAACGCATGACGGCGAAGGGCAGTTGCTGAATACCAATGCTGACACGATCGCATCGGCGATGGCCGTTGCGCTGGCTAAACTTTATGATACCACGCTGATCTATTGTTTTGAAAAGAAAGGCGTTTTACATGATATCAATGATGAAGAATCAGTTATCCGCGACATCGACCCTGAACGCTACGAAGAACTAAAAAAACAGCAGATCATCCACAGCGGCATGCTGCCCAAACTGGATAATGCATTTACCGCTATCAATTGCGGCGTAAAAGCGGTTATCATCGGCCGGTCGGACGATTTGGGTCAGCTGAAAAATAAACAACCATTTGGTACGAAACTTTCTTTGAGCTGA